DNA from Deltaproteobacteria bacterium:
ATCACCACCGAGAGCCAGCCGCCGGCGGCGACGTCGCCGAGGTGGGCCAGCAGGGCCTCCTGGTGCTCGGCCACCTCGGGGATGGGGATCAGCGCCACGGCGAGGAGGGCCATCGCCGGGTTGAAGACCGTCACCGCGACCCACATGTTGCGCAGGGTCTTGGGGAAGACCCCCGGCGCCTGCTCCTCGACGAAGTTCGAGGAGGACTCGAAGCCCGAGATGCCCAGCATGGCGGCGGCGAAGCCGAAGACCAGCGCCTTGCCCAGCCCGCCCTCGACCGGCCGGGCGAAGTTCTCTCCGAAGGTGCCCAGGCCGTGGGTGAGGACGTAGTAGCCCCCGGCGACCAGGAGCACGGTGAGGGTGACCATGTGGAAGAGGAAGATCGCGATGGCGACCATCGAGGACTCGCCGATGCCGATGATGGTCAGCACCATGAAGATCGCCAGCAGCACCACCGTGGCGATCATCACGGGCCACCCGTGCCAGAGGTTGTGCACGTAGTGCATCGACTCGATCGCCGAGATCACCGCCGTCGCCATGTAGGAGAGGAGGGTGAGGGTGGCCGCCATCGAGGCGAAGCCCTTGGAGGTGGTGTTGAGCAGGGCGTTGTAGGCGCCGCCGTTCAGGGGCAGCGCGCCGACCACCTCCCCGTAGATCTTGCGGAAGAGGAAGAGGACCGCCGCCACGATGGCCAGCGAGACCCAGGCCCACCAGCCCGCGGCCACGATGGCGAGGGCGGAGACGTAGAGACAGGAGGAGGTGATGTCGTTGCCGCAGATGGCGGTCGCCGGGAGCTCCCCCAGGCTGGGGTGCGCGGGAGGGGTCCGGGTGGGGGTGGCGGTCTCGCTCATGATTCGGTGGGTCTTCCTGGCGTTGGCGTTCTGGCCATCAGAGCATTCCGCGGCCCTTGATCTGGAGGTAGCGCTCGACGGTGCAGAGCGTCAACTCCGGCGCCGGGGCCTCGATGACCTGGGCGCCGCCGGAGAGGAGGTGGTGCCGCAGCCCCTCCCGCTCCCGGGAGAGCTTGCCCGCGGCGACCCGGCGGTAGGCCTCGCGCTCGCTCCGGGGGACGCTGGTGGCGGCCTGCTCCAGCTCCGTGTCGCGCTGGCAGACGACCAGCGGCAGGTGCCGCCCCCGCAGCAGGGAGAGGCGGTCGAGGAGGGGGCGGGCGCTCGCCTCGTCGGGCAGGTCGGTGAAGAGCACCAGTAGCGCCCGCCGGTGGGTGAGGCGGGCGAGGGCGTCGAAGGCCGCCGGGTAGCTCGACTCGGTGAGGGTGGGCTCGACGTGGAAGAGCTGCTCGGTGAGGCGCATCCGCTGCTCACGCCCGCCGTGCGGGGGCACGAAGCCCACGACCTCGTGGTGGAAGACGATCAGCCCGACCTTGTCCCGCTGCTCGAGCGCGACGTGCGCCAGGGAGAGGGCCGCGTTCACGGCGTGGTCGAGCTTGCGGTGGTTGCCGACCCGGGGGCGCATCTGGCGTCCGCAGTCGAGCATCAGGATGATGTCCTGGTGCTGGTCCGGGCGGTACTGCCGGGTGATCGGCAGCCCCCGCCGGGCGGTCGCCTTCCAGTCGATGCGGCGGATGTCGTCCCCCGGGACGTAGTCCCGCAGGGAGTCGAACTCCCTCCCCTCGGTGGGGCGGCGCCGGGCGCGGAGGTCGCCGGCGTCCGGCCGCCGGATGAGGGCGTCGAGGCCGTCGGTGAGGGTGGCGAGATCGGGGTAGACCTTCACCCGCTGCGGCGCGCGCCGCTGGTGGAGGATCCAGCAGAGGCCCAGCGGACCGCGCAGGCGCAGGTGGAGGTCACCGAAGCTCCCCTCACCGCGCTGGAGGGGCCGCAGGCGGTAGTGGGTGTCCACGACCCCGCCCGCGGGGAGGTCGAAGCGCTGGCGCGCGCCGCTCACCTCCATCCGCTCCGGCGGGGCGTCCACCAGGGCCAGGCGCAGGGTGCGGCGCCCGTGCCACCGCAGCCGCAGCTGGACCTCGGTCGGGCGGGCGAGGGAGAGGATGTCCTCGACCTGCCGCCGGATCTCCAGGGCTTCGGGCCGCGGCCGCAGGAAGAGGTCGACGCCCAGGAGCACGACCAGGCTCACGTCCCAGATCGCCGCGACCACGGCCATGCCCTGCCAGGCCATGCCGAAGAGCGCGGGCACGATCCCCAGGGCGACCAGGAGGACGAAGCGGCGGGAGGGAATCAAGGGGAGGCTCGCCTCGCGCGATCAGCGGGGGACGTCGACCTCGTCGAGGATCTCCCCGATGACGTCGTCGACCGAGAGGCCCTCGATCTCGGCCTCGGGCTCGAGGAGGAGGCGGTGGCGGAGGACCGGCCGGGCGGTGCTCTTCACCTCGTCGGGCGTGAGGAAGTCCGAGCCCATCAGGGCGGCCCGGGCCTTGGCGGCGCGCAGGAGGGCCACGCCCCCGCGAGGGGAGGCGCCCAGGCGAACCCGCGGAGAGGTGCGGCTGGCCTCCACCAGCTGGGAGAGGTAGCCGAAGAGGGTGTCGTCCACCTTCACCGCGTCGGCGTCGGCGCGGGCCGCGGCGAGGCGCGCACGGTCGGCCACCACCTCGACGCGGGAGAGGTCGTGAGGGTCGAAGCCCTCGTGGTGGCGCCGCAGGATCCGGTCGTTCTCCTCGGTGCTCGGGTAGTCGACCAGGATCTTCAGCAGGAAGCGGTCGGTCTGCGCCTCGGGCAGGGGGTAGGTGCCCTCGTACTCGAGGGGGTTCTGGGTGGCGACCACGAAGAAGGTGTCGCCGAGCTGGTGGGTCTCCCCGCCGATGGTCACCTGGTGCTCCTCCATCGCCTCGAGGAGCGCCGCCTGGGTCTTGGGGGGCGTGCGGTTGATCTCGTCGGCCAGGAGCAGCTCGGTGAAGACCGGGCCCTTGGTCAGGACGAAGCGCCCCTCCTGGGGCAGGTAGACCGGCGTGCCGGTGATGTCCGAGGGCATCAGGTCCGGGGTGAACTGCACCCGGCCGTAGTCGAGGGCCAGGGCCTTCGCGAAGCTCTTGGCCAGGAGGGTCTTGGCCACCCCCGGCACCCCCTCGAAGAGGACGTGGCCGCCGGCCAGCAGGGCCACCGTCAGCTCCTCGAGGGCCTCGGCCTGGCCGACGATGATGGGCGCGAGCGCCCCCGCCAGATCCTCGTGCAGCCCTGCTGCGTTCTTCGCTGTCACCGCGGTCTCCTCCCCTCGAGTCCTCGAGTTCGTCATGCCATCGATCGGGTATGGAGGCGAGCCTCGAGCGTCGCCACGGCCCGCACCGCCTGCAGGAGATCGGGCCGCGGGTGCAGGCAGGCGCCGGCGGCCTCGAGGAAGACCTCGGGCGGCAGGCCGGTGCGCTGCTGGAAGCGCTCGGCAGCCTCGGCCAGGGGCAGGCCGGCGCTGATCCCGTGGCGCCGCCAGAGGGTCTGCCGCAGCTCGCGGTAGGTCGCCTCGCAGAGCGCCTGCTCCTGGTGCGAGCGCCGGTAGAGCGCGGCCAGGCTCTCCACGTACTCCAGCGCGCTGCGGCGGGCGTCGGCCACCAGGGGGCGCACCGGACCGAAGCGCCGGCCCAGGGCCAGGAGGAGGAGGATCACCGCCGTGAGCCCCTGGAGCGCGGCGCCCAGGACCGCCGGGTGGCGCAGGAGGGAGCCGGTCGTGATCACCGGGGGCTGGTGGTGCTCGTCGTCGAAGTGGACCGGGCGGCCGCCGGCGATGGCAGCCAACCCCTCCAGCAGGTGGAGGTTGTCGCCCAGATCGATGCGGTGGTTCTCGAGCAGGCTCGGGGTGGAGACGAGGTAGAGCCAGCCCTCGTGGTAGGGCCGGCGCAGCACGACCGGGGTCTCCCCGGTGCCGGCGATGGGCTGGAAGGCCTCGGCGGCGATCCCGCGCCGCACCCGGGCGTGGAAGCGCTGCCCCCCGCCGAAGAGGGGATCGGCCAGCCAGGGGACGACCAGCTCCGAGGGGTCGCGGCCCGGGACGACCTCCACCGGCACCTCCCCCCGGCGGCGGACGGTCTCCACCTTCCACTTGCGGGCGAGGGCGGGCTGGAGCTGCTCCAGGGGCTCGGTGTCCGGGGCGAAGACCACCACCGATGCCCCGCGCCGCGCGGCCTGCATCAGCCGGCCGACCTCGGCCCGCGAGAGGACCCGCTGCTCGGGTCCCAGGATCAGGGTGACCCCGGCGTCGCGGGCCCGGCGCGCCGAGTCCGCGAGGAGGACCTCCACGCTCGTGCCCCGCTCCTCCAGGTAGCGGCGGGCCGCCAGCACCCCCCGGGCGTCGCCGCTGGAGGCCAGCGGGCGCTGCTCTCGCTCGGTCTGGCCGCCCGCGCGCTCGATCAGGGCCGCGGCGGCCGCGGTGGCGATCACCGCGCCGATCATCAACCCGGTGGAGACGCGGGAGGCCATCAACCGGCCTCCCCCGCGGAGGAGAGGGCAGGCGCCGGCGAGGCGGCGCCCTCCCGGGGGCTCCGCGCGGCGGCATCGCGAGCGGCGGCCGCCAGCCGGCCGATGGCCTCCAGCTGGGGCGGGCCGACCTCCTCCTGGCCGTACCAGAGGGGGTCGTAGGTGCGCACCAGCTCGCCGAAGGCCTCGCAGAGCGCGGCGGGCGCGCCCCGGCGCTCGATCGAGCGAAGGTACTCGCGGTTCGTCTTGTGCCGGCCGTAGGAGGCCCAGCGGCTGCGCTCGAGCGCCGCGAGGGCGGAGAGCAGCAGGTGGCGCAGCGCCTCCCGCGGCCGGCCCGCCGCCACCGCGGCCTCCGCCAGCGCCTCGTGGTGCTCGGGCGACTCGAGGCGCAAGGGGGAGAGGGGGTCGAGCTGCGCGCGCGCGGGGGGCGGGGAGAGGCGCTGGAGGAGCTTCCGGATCAACCAGACGACGACGATCGCGGTGAGGACGAAGAAGATCAGCCGGGTCACCTCGGCGGCCCCCACCGCGCCCTCGCTGCCCAGGAGGGTGCCCAGGAGGGTCTGGAGGGCCTCGATGATCGAGGCGATGGCCGAGCCGGCCTGGCTGGCGCCCGAGAGCTCGGGCTCCTCCAGGATCCGCGTGAGCAGCTCCCGGTCCGGCTCGGCGGCCTGCAGGGCGGCCTCGCTGGCGGCGGCGAGGAGCGGGCTCACCCTCGGGGGGTCTCCGGGGTGAGCGCCGCCGGTTCGACCGGCACGGCCGCCAGGGGCTGGCCCGCCTCCGCGAGGCGGGAGGCCTGCAGCTCCAGGTCGAGTCCTTCCCGGCGGATCCGCAGGTCGAAGTAGAAGAAGACCATGGCCAGGATCCCCAGCGGGGTGAGCACCGAGGAGAGGAAAATCTGGGCGATGTCGAAGGGCAGCCGGACGACGAAGGGGATCGAGAAGACGTCCGGCGGCATCCCCGCGGGGGTGTAGGCCGCGGCCACCAGGTACTGGGGGACCCCGATGAGCAGCCCCGGGATGGCCAGCAGGAGGAAGAGCACGAGCAG
Protein-coding regions in this window:
- a CDS encoding DUF58 domain-containing protein, with amino-acid sequence MIPSRRFVLLVALGIVPALFGMAWQGMAVVAAIWDVSLVVLLGVDLFLRPRPEALEIRRQVEDILSLARPTEVQLRLRWHGRRTLRLALVDAPPERMEVSGARQRFDLPAGGVVDTHYRLRPLQRGEGSFGDLHLRLRGPLGLCWILHQRRAPQRVKVYPDLATLTDGLDALIRRPDAGDLRARRRPTEGREFDSLRDYVPGDDIRRIDWKATARRGLPITRQYRPDQHQDIILMLDCGRQMRPRVGNHRKLDHAVNAALSLAHVALEQRDKVGLIVFHHEVVGFVPPHGGREQRMRLTEQLFHVEPTLTESSYPAAFDALARLTHRRALLVLFTDLPDEASARPLLDRLSLLRGRHLPLVVCQRDTELEQAATSVPRSEREAYRRVAAGKLSREREGLRHHLLSGGAQVIEAPAPELTLCTVERYLQIKGRGML
- a CDS encoding MoxR family ATPase, whose amino-acid sequence is MTAKNAAGLHEDLAGALAPIIVGQAEALEELTVALLAGGHVLFEGVPGVAKTLLAKSFAKALALDYGRVQFTPDLMPSDITGTPVYLPQEGRFVLTKGPVFTELLLADEINRTPPKTQAALLEAMEEHQVTIGGETHQLGDTFFVVATQNPLEYEGTYPLPEAQTDRFLLKILVDYPSTEENDRILRRHHEGFDPHDLSRVEVVADRARLAAARADADAVKVDDTLFGYLSQLVEASRTSPRVRLGASPRGGVALLRAAKARAALMGSDFLTPDEVKSTARPVLRHRLLLEPEAEIEGLSVDDVIGEILDEVDVPR
- a CDS encoding DUF4350 domain-containing protein; translation: MASRVSTGLMIGAVIATAAAAALIERAGGQTEREQRPLASSGDARGVLAARRYLEERGTSVEVLLADSARRARDAGVTLILGPEQRVLSRAEVGRLMQAARRGASVVVFAPDTEPLEQLQPALARKWKVETVRRRGEVPVEVVPGRDPSELVVPWLADPLFGGGQRFHARVRRGIAAEAFQPIAGTGETPVVLRRPYHEGWLYLVSTPSLLENHRIDLGDNLHLLEGLAAIAGGRPVHFDDEHHQPPVITTGSLLRHPAVLGAALQGLTAVILLLLALGRRFGPVRPLVADARRSALEYVESLAALYRRSHQEQALCEATYRELRQTLWRRHGISAGLPLAEAAERFQQRTGLPPEVFLEAAGACLHPRPDLLQAVRAVATLEARLHTRSMA
- a CDS encoding DUF4129 domain-containing protein; this encodes MSPLLAAASEAALQAAEPDRELLTRILEEPELSGASQAGSAIASIIEALQTLLGTLLGSEGAVGAAEVTRLIFFVLTAIVVVWLIRKLLQRLSPPPARAQLDPLSPLRLESPEHHEALAEAAVAAGRPREALRHLLLSALAALERSRWASYGRHKTNREYLRSIERRGAPAALCEAFGELVRTYDPLWYGQEEVGPPQLEAIGRLAAAARDAAARSPREGAASPAPALSSAGEAG